CTGGGCGTAGTCCCGTTCTTACCGACCACTACTTCTTTCAACTTTGCGACGAGTGCATCTTCCGACAAGTCGGATGGGATACGACCAGGCCGATGGGCGAAGTGAGGATAAGGTTTCACGACGGGGACGCCGTTCGGTTCGGGGGTGTTGGCGAGTAAAGTCATTATGACGGATGCTTTTGCGGGCGAATATGATCTCGGTGACACGCCAGATCAATCTGTCCTGAGGCccaaggacgaggaatgTCGAAAGGGAAACCGAAATAGCCTCGAAGCGATAAGACGAACTGTGACTTCTTTCAATGTCCGGCTCCGATAGACGTTTTCGTGGTATCTCGATACGAATGAGACGACCGAGTGAGGTGAAAACAGGACTTGATAACGTTTGGGTACACCAAAGTAATAAAGGATTGGTCGGGTCGATGTATGAGATGAAAGAATGCTGTGGGTGTTTCGATAGATCTCAAGCGGTGGTAGTGACCGATCGGTACAAAGACCAGGGACTATGGGCTCGCTCCCCTGATGTAGTAGAGTGTGACTCCTCGACTTGAGAGACAAGTCGTACCAGTCGTGTAGGGGTCCGCAGCGTTGTCAATAAGGCAATGGGCGACCCAACAAAAAAAACAGCGTAGTGAAAGTTGTTGAGAGGTGCTGGAGGAGATCCGACAGTTGGTATCGATCTCTGGTGTGTATCCAGAATAGATCAATGGAATAACGGTAGCGCTCTATCTGGATGGTCTGCCGGGTCGGAGAGAACAGGAGTCGTTTGCGGGTTTCGTTGTGATATTGATGTTCCTGTGAATTGTCTTTTTGGTTTAGTATCCGGCTGGAAGAGCGATAGGGGAATGTGTCGAGTCAACTGTGAGGTCcgatggaaggagatgtcgGCGGAATGGATTGCAGTAATAACGTCGACAATAGTGACTCCCGAGTCGCTTGTGGTCAAAAGGAAGAGCTGTTGAGACGAATTAAAAGTACCGCACAATTCACATGTATGATATTTTTCATCATCAGTCGTGttgtatgtatgtatggTCTGATGTGTATgtatgatgatggtcgTTTTGCTGGTATtccaccctctcttcctcttcctcccagTGAGTTGTCTGTCGCGGGTAACGTCACCCTTTTCCCATTAatccctcactcaccatacAGTTCGACGGTGCTACTTATCCCGGATTCGGCTCAGAGAAAAGATGACGTCTTGAAAGGGGTCTGGATCCTGTCAATccctttttttttttttttttttggTCCTTTCTGCTTACTCGGTTATACATACTCcgttctccatcatcatcactacTCCGTCGAGTGGGACTACTGAACTGGTTACGCACACCGAACGTGCCGTCCTGGGACCGCGGCAGCGGCTaggagggggggggaaGGTATCCCATCTAACCTAAGCAAGCTTGCGATCTCCATGGCCAGTTTCGAagacttcctccttcccttgcACGCTCCCTTCCGCCGAATACTCCGTTCTCTCCCTACGCCCATATTACCAAATTCAGTTCTGGAATCAATCTAAAgtttccttttccttttccccGTCTGAATTCTCTGTCtgtctctcactctctctcactctctgacactctctctctgacACTCTCTCGTTCCCTGAACGATCGTCGACGCACTAGTGACACAGTCACACCTTTTATCACAGTGCCAGCAGTCTGTCTCACTTGAAAAGGCCTCGACCTGACCTCGACACCGACAGCCAACAATCACGCCTCGTCTCGCTCGTCTCTCTTGTCAAGCTTGAATCCCGTCTATCCCAATAAAAttcaggagaagagaaagataAAGTCCACTTTCTTGTACCCACCTTTGCATTCCAGTAGTGTGAAAAGCATGGCACTCATAGAACGACGTCATGATCTCAACCACACGTATCTTCACATGCCCTTTTCATCTCTACGAGTACTCTTCTGTCGTTCCGTTCCGTTTCGGTGgcttccttcctttccgGTGTCCTCCTTCTAGCACTCGTTGGTGACGACCCCCGACTCAATCCACCAGGCATGCATTCTCGATCACATCCCATTTCGACAGCTGAAGCGGAGAGAACAACACACCCTCCTATATACTTGGTACCAGAGTAATCAATAATGACTCACCAATCATCGACACACTACCTGATACATCAGCTGATCGTGACGTTATGTCTATAGGTTATGTATATGCTTGCCAGTCTGCGGAAAGGGGCGTCGTTCCCACGCTAGAGCGAGCGGACATTAACAGCTTTTTATGACCGGGCCCTGACAGAATACCTGATAGAATAGAAAGGAACGGAGCAAAACGGGCGATGATATGATCAATCCACTCATGGCTTCGCTGCTGTGATGTTGGCCACGGCACGGAAACAACATATTTTGCATATACACGAATAATCACAGCTAATGAGGAGCTTCTAgctctcatcctctctgacgcgatctcatctccctccatATTTCGATACCTGACCATCCCATCGCGCCGTTCTCAACTTAGATCCCAGGATACTTCTTCCATTCTTCGTTCTTGGCTGCAATgattccttctcttctcgtcgctCACTATCTATACCTCACACACATGAACTTCTGCCTGAACCCTATGTGTCACGCCCGCTCTTACGCCTtactcgtcgtcgtcctttGTTGCTGCCTTGCGTTTAGCAGTTTCGACagcctcttctgcttctttctGATTATCAATCCATCGGAAAGTCGTGGGAGGGTATTTGGTCGTCGACGCAGCATCGGCATCGGCGAACCAGAAGACCAGACCGGGTGAACTACGCCATGTAACGATTGTCCGATCAGTGATTCTGCTCGTATATTCATTATTAAGAATGACTTGTACTCACGCAGGTCGGACTCGAGAACAGGGAAGACCAATCTCAGGCTCGTCAAGAATAGAATGCAGCATCTCTGCCTTTTCTCCACCCGTCACGACGAACACCGCTCGATAACAATGTGTCAAGACCGGCAAGCTGTGAAAATCGCAAAACATCAGTCTTTTTCTCGAATCATGACGTCGCTCATGGGCACAATCTCACGCACGTCATTGTGACTCTTCGCTTCGGACCTCGAGGTGCATCCTCGATATAACTGACCCAAGCATCCTTTTCCGATAAGAGCTCATGTCCAGGAAACAAACTCGCCGTCTCACCATCCGGACCCATACCCAGCAACATGAGGTCGAACGTTGGATATCGAGCAGCGTTGGATTTCGCGAAATGGTCAATCAACTGTTTCTCATATTGATCTGCGAGTTCTtcgaggtcgtcgaggagCGATGGATCAATGGTATGGATCTGATTAGGAGGAATGGGAAcgtgagagaggaaagagacgaTGTTGGAGTGGTAGTTAGAGTCGGGTGATTCCAGGGGGACTGCAGCTTCGTCGCAGAAGAAGACTTCCCTGCGAATCAGATGACATCAGCAACGAGAGCGCAAGTAGGGGACCAtagtggaggtggaagggaacTGAATGATGAACAACGAGCTACTCGTGTGAGCGATAAACTTACCACTTGTCCCACTGCACATTCTCCTGTCCGACTAAGCCTCTCAGATTCGCAGCCAGCGTTCCTCTCGAGAGGGCAATGGTGAATTTCCCTCTTTTCTCGACCGCATCTCTCTGCGCTTTGACAACAAAGTTGGCAAGGGAGTCTGTCAAGAGTGGAGGCGCGTCAGTCAACGAGGAGGACTATGATTGACGTGATGACGAATACGCAACTCACCAACGAGAACGTCGGTAGTGTTGAAGCTGTAGAAGACGGGAGGCGCTGGAGGTTGGGGAGGCATGTTGACAAGGTGTCGATAATGAGTGGTAGTTGATCAAGTGAAAGGGCGTGTTCTGTACGGGGCCAACGTAGTTCTGAAGACTGATTTGTCGGTGTCGGACAGATACGTTTTGTTGTTACTAGTGTCGTCTGAGCAGTTTGTTACAGGACAACTCTGTGCAATGCGCGATTTTTGTTAGCCACCTAGCGGAGAGTGGTCGAAAGGAGTTGACAGGATGAAAGGATCTGTTTTGAAAGATGAATCAAGGGGTTGAGGTATGTTGATTCTTTCGGTGTTGTATCAAAGTCGTCGGGGTGTAGTGGCGAACTGGAAACAGATCCGGTCAGATGTATATCGTGTTTGTGAGGTGCAGCGTGAGAATTCCCGTTTTGCCGAGACAGCGACTTTGTGTTTCGACGTGGGAGGATGTGGAAAGATGGGGAAGGTTCGGGGAGATGACAGCTGAGGAAGGGATCTAGCGTGCACAGCTGCCAGGGTATTCCGGCAAAGTTTGACCGAGACGTCGAatatgtgagtgtgttCTTTGCTGGACTACTAGTGGTGTGATCTGATCAGATGTTGACAGTGACAACTGACTGTGATGAACGTGTTGAGATGAAGCAAGTATAGAGATAACAGGTGAGAACGGGATATCACCCAGGTCTGGTTACGGTAGCTCTAGATACTCTCTCCTCGCAGTGGGACAAGGCGGAAACCACGATTCTCTTGTGTGACTACTTGTGTGTGTCGGACAGGTGACGTACGGTAGAACATTGGGTGGAAATCGGCATGACAATTACTCAATCAAGTAATAATCAAATCGCAACCCCTCAATTAAGCTGCCATCCGGTTTGGCAACAGATCCTTTCGAAAGTTGGGACACGTCCAGACTCATCCAGTCAGCAAGCACTGTAGAGATACCACTCGACACTTTGATCTCATTTCTGTCTGGATTATCCACTTCTAGCTCGGTCAGGAATAATCACTCTCGAACCATGTCATTCGGTCGTTGGATAAAGTGAGCATCGATCAAACAACACCCTCATTGTTCTGGTCCACctacctccacctctgaCCTCTGTCCGATCTCGAGCTGATGTCACTCTCCTCGAAGATTCGCGACATGGTCGGTGGTGTGTAAGTGCATATGATCCGCTTCAAGTTGGAGGATCCTACCCGTTGTTGTCGGATCGGCTATATGGAGCTGGGGGTTGATTTGACGTCTCTGTGTCTCTGTTAGCGATCGGAGGAGGTATCGCTCTGATGCGAGGTGAGACGAGCCGCTCCAGTCAGTTTGTCATGACTACGTCGTGCttactcttcttctcgaccagcGACTGTGCCGAACGAAAAAGAACTATATGACGTTAGTGTCCTACGTTCAGCGCTCTCACACGTATGCGAATCATCGTGGTAGAACACAGTCCTCCTCGGACGGAGATCTACCCCCTACACCCCAACTGCTCCATCTTGTCTGCCCTGTGCCATCAGATCAGATGCGATGCGTTCCGGCTCCATTGCCTATGTCTGAAAAATCGTAGCTGATGCTTGCATGATACAGAAACTCTCGCCAGAATTGAAACGCGAGATGGACAAGATTGTTCGACAGAGGGAAGGAAGCGAGACGATGAAAGATCGGAtattggtgagttgctgATCTGTCCTTCTGTCACCGACATTGACTTCAAGACATACAATGTTTATGGGCTGGTGAGGGCCAAAGCTGATAGTTTTATCTTTCTTACTTGCTCCCTCACCTCTGGGATCGCTCCGTATCTTCATCAATATACCGTTCATCGCCTCTTTCTCGTCTCAATCCTCGACCCGTCGTCTATTCTTCCACCCTGGCGACAATCGCTGTTTGTTCATGGTGACTTCGCTAGGCTGccggagagaaggatgagatcgtATGGGGAGATCAACAGAAACCAGATAGACCAACTGCGAATCGGCGATGGTGATGCTGTTCAGTCTATGTCGGATAGGAGAAATGGACATGGCGATTCGCCGGGAGTATGATATGAGAGGACAGGGGGTTGGGGAACGTCGGGCTTCCTTCGGTCAGCTGGGTTGGTCAGTCCTCCTCACCATATGGATGTAGGATTTTAAGAAGGATCGTTCATTCCTACTCGGGAGATCAGATCACGGGTATCATGACGGATTGAGAACAATATCAGATTCCGAGAGGTCATATCTTCACTATATACAAGCATCTATGTAACACTCATCGTTCATCGCCGCAGAACGACAGAGGGATGTTCTAGTCCGTGATGTCGGGGTGAACAATGTGGATAAACGAAAATCAACCTTTTGCTTTGTCGATCCCAACAACATTGTCCTGTCAAACCAATCTCACTCGGGGTGTGAGAAGTAGAGAAACGATCGTCTGCGAGCAGTCTTACCGAAAATCATGGTCGGCTTATGCACAAACTCAGGCTTGACCTTGTATATTGCTATCCACATTCCGTGTCTCGTTTTGACCATTTTGACTGTCTATTTTGTTTGGTACAGAGTGCCTGGAATCGTCAACTTAACTTATATATATCATCCAGGGTCCATTCTCGCTTTTTTTGGATCGTCATACTGCAGCAACAGATCCCAACGTTTagtggaaagggaaaagaagaagatgtcgagTAGAGGAATGTATCAACAAACAGTGACCATTGATTGTTCAGATCGGCTGTCCCCTCCATACTGATCATTTGGACAGTCCCCGTCTGCCATTGCATTGCACTCAAGGCGATTGCATTCAGTCTTACGCTCGTCGTTGTCTCTCTGCTATTTTTGTATCGACACCGCCTAAAACCCAGTTTGCTCTGCGCAGTAACTGTGTAGCAGTCATGAGAATCATGAGAACAGCGATGTGTAAATGAAGTACAAGGCCCATAGGTGAGCACCTGAGATCCCAGCTCTGAGTATATCTCCTGGCTTACGCAACGGTTCCCATCCATGAGAGTAGAACCGTCCTCTATCGAACGTCAAGGTCCAGGAGAAGGCAAAGTCGAGTTTACGACACGACAGCTAAAGAGTGTCGCTCCAGCTCACTATGCTGTCGACCATCCTACATCGACCAGTTCGATACACCTTCGCGGCCACCTTGATACTAGGACTCATCTTACTGtccaccttccactccactcgaccatcatcagcaagtctgacccatcatcgatcagctcacctcgaccatgAAAGAGACTGGATGGACGGCACGAGCGTACGACTAGAGGATATCGTCGATGCGGCTACCTCTTCCCTGGAGAGTAGGGTGAGGGAATTTGATCATGACGCAGCCAAAAGGGATCTTGGGATTGATATCGGTTCGGGAATCACTCTGGAGAGATATAAAGCCGATCTTCAATCCAATTGGAACGAGTTCTTTcacccatcctcctctggATCTTCCACGGGATCGCAAGCCCCATCCCGAGGGACGATACTTGATAAAGCATTATCGAAACTCTCCCTACTTCCCGATCCTTCTGTCATCAGCGATAACAGTAGTGAGGCAATACCGAAATTCATCTATACGACAGATCTGGCTCCACCGGATCAATTGCCAGATCAATTTCAATCGTGGATAACGCAGAATGAAGATTGGGCAACCATGTTCGTGAGCGATGAACAGATTGATGAATGGCTGGAACGGAGCTTGAACCAGGGCAAGGATGTGGACGAACGGAAGACTAGGACAGAGACTGAGATGATACAGGAGAGCGGGGGACGTACAGGAGACAGTGAGGACAAAGACGAGATTGGAGtcgtggaggagatgaagagccTGAAAGGTGACTGGGGTGTTGTTCGAGCAGATCtgttcaggtgagttggctTATTGAGGCAGGACGGTCTCGAGATCATAACGGCATTTCATCCGGTGTCATGTGGACTCTGAGCGAGGAACATCCCTTTGACTGAAGTCGTACCTCCTCATACACAGAtaccttgtcctccttctcaacgGTGGGATATACACCGATTCCGACACAGCTTCCGTCCTCCCCATTTCCCAATGGGCGAGGAATCCCATCCAGGCACAATCCCCCGTGGCCATGTTGGAAGTCTTacctcgacttcttcggATGGCCCATTCAGCTTGGACGGGCGTCGACGATGTGGGCTTTCAAACCATTCTAGAACCTGAGGGCCATGATCGCGATGGAGGACCGTCTCTCTTGGTGGCTTTGGAGATTGATGCTCCTGATTCCGGGACGAAttggcgagaagagggattTGTCAGAGGAATACAGATTGCGCAATGGACAATCATGGCCAAGAAAGGACATCCGGTCTTATTAGACGTTGTAGGAAGAGCATTGAGAAGGGGTAAGGAAGTCAAGGACGGTGGAAACCGTGATGTGAATATTGTAAGTCCTAcattcttcatcctcgcGAAGTTGGTGTCCTGCAGCGAAGCGAATCGTTGACGCGATGCTCCTCCATCCGCAGCTGGACTGGTCGGGACCAGGCGCTTTGTGAGTGCGACTTGAGCTTGGTTCGATGTGACATGTGCTGATAGGAGACACGAATGGTTGCAGTACCGATGCAGTGCTCAGATACTTGCTTGTCCGATATGGTTTCCATCCGAGCCAGGTGTCGAGATTGACGGAGCCAATACAGATAGGCGATGTAGTGTGAGTCGCGAAATCTGCACAcatccaccttcctcccaGCCTGGAACGTTTGTATGCTGCTCTCTGCACTCGACGGTCGAGATCTTGGATGTCCTCAGGATGGTATGACTGATCCCATATCTGGACCCGCAGGATCATGCCTGTGCATTCGTT
This sequence is a window from Kwoniella newhampshirensis strain CBS 13917 chromosome 5, whole genome shotgun sequence. Protein-coding genes within it:
- a CDS encoding 6-phosphogluconolactonase — its product is MPPQPPAPPVFYSFNTTDVLVDSLANFVVKAQRDAVEKRGKFTIALSRGTLAANLRGLVGQENVQWDKWEVFFCDEAAVPLESPDSNYHSNIVSFLSHVPIPPNQIHTIDPSLLDDLEELADQYEKQLIDHFAKSNAARYPTFDLMLLGMGPDGETASLFPGHELLSEKDAWVSYIEDAPRGPKRRVTMTLPVLTHCYRAVFVVTGGEKAEMLHSILDEPEIGLPCSRVRPASPGLVFWFADADAASTTKYPPTTFRWIDNQKEAEEAVETAKRKAATKDDDE